The genomic segment CCGTCGATGAGTGCTGCAAATATGCGAATCCAGCCCGGATCAGCCAAATGCTCAATCCCGTGGTAGATAGCGTTTTCCACAATCGGCTGGAGCAGTAACTTCAGCGTCAGGCAATTGAGCACCTCATCCTCATTCTCGACCACGATCTCGTACTCAAATTTTTGCTTGTACCTCATTTTTTGAATAATAAGATAATGACGCACATGCTCCAGCTCTTCCCGCACCGTGATAATGTTCTTGCCTCTGCTCAGGCTAATCCGAAACAGCTTTGACAACGAAGTAATCGTGGTGATGACATCCTCGTTTTTTCCGTTGCCGACCATTCTGACCACAGAGTTCAACGTGTTGTACAGAAAATGCGGATTGATCTGTGCCTGTAGCACCTCCAGCTCGCTTTTTCGTTTGGCTTCCTGTTCCCGAATGATCTGGTGCATCAATTCCCTGACCTTCGCGACCATCAGATGAAAACGCAAGGAAAGCTGTTCGACCTCATGGCTTCCCCGGATCGGTTCACTCTCTGAAAAGTCTCCCTGCTCCACCTTTTCCATGGATCGCTCCAGCAGCTTGATCGGTCGTGATATTTTCGCAGAGAGATAGTACAGCACGAACAACACAATGACAATCACAAAGATGAGCAGCCAAAAAATGAAGCGACTGATTTCTTTTTTGGTCGTCACAATCTCGTCCATATAGGAAACCCCAATGATTTTCCAGCCTAGCTGATCGATCGTCTTGATGGTGATCAAACGCGCTTCGTCCTGTGTCTCTTCTACATAGCTGCCATAGGAATGCTTCAGCGGCAAGGAACGGTTTTCATTTTTCAATCCGGCGTAAATCAACTGCTGCTGCGGATGGTAGACGATGTTCCCGACCAAATCGATGATGTAGACGTACCCCTTTTTCCCCAAGCCCACTCTCTGGCACAATTCATCGATCTCTTTGAAATTCACATCAACTAAAAGTACGGCCGGAATTTCTCCGTCAGGTCCGTGGAGAAGAATTTCCCGACTCATCGAAACGACCCAGGTGTACTCTCCTTTAAACAAGTTCTGGATATGCGGAAGTGAAAAGGACAGGTTCGTCGGGTCCTCGATCGCCTTTTGGAACCAGCTCTGTTCGGTCAAACGAGTGTTTTTCCTCAATACTTTGGAAGGAGTTGTGGCCAACAACGTTCCGTCTCGTGTAAAAACCGCGATGGAGACGATGTCCTTTCTCGTTTCTACGATTGTCTCAAGCTGTTCGTTCAGCTCGTCTGCCGTGAGTCCCTTGCTTCTTCTGATCTTGTCATCAACGAGTTCGAAAATTTGCGTCATCCCATTCATATAGCTCTCCAGATTGTATTTCACCTGCTCCAGGATTTGCTGCGTGTGCAGATACGCGTTTTGCTCTGCCGTCTGCGCAAATTTTCCGTACAGCATCACCCCGACAAACAGCATGACGAGTACCGTCACGAGTGTAAAGGAGGTGGTAATGATAAATTGAATGCCTTTGACCTTGATCACCACAAGCAATCTCTTCATGGGTTAACCTTCCTGCTCGCTCTGGCTTCGGTACTCTTTGGCGGACATGCCTGCATACTTGCGAAAGCTGAAGCTAAAGTAATTGGGATCGGTATATCCTACTTTCTCCGCGATTTCAAAGGACTTCAAATCGGTCGTCCGCAAAAGCTCCTTGGCCTTTTCCATGCGTAATGACAGGAGATAGGTCAC from the Brevibacillus brevis genome contains:
- a CDS encoding cache domain-containing sensor histidine kinase; translation: MKRLLVVIKVKGIQFIITTSFTLVTVLVMLFVGVMLYGKFAQTAEQNAYLHTQQILEQVKYNLESYMNGMTQIFELVDDKIRRSKGLTADELNEQLETIVETRKDIVSIAVFTRDGTLLATTPSKVLRKNTRLTEQSWFQKAIEDPTNLSFSLPHIQNLFKGEYTWVVSMSREILLHGPDGEIPAVLLVDVNFKEIDELCQRVGLGKKGYVYIIDLVGNIVYHPQQQLIYAGLKNENRSLPLKHSYGSYVEETQDEARLITIKTIDQLGWKIIGVSYMDEIVTTKKEISRFIFWLLIFVIVIVLFVLYYLSAKISRPIKLLERSMEKVEQGDFSESEPIRGSHEVEQLSLRFHLMVAKVRELMHQIIREQEAKRKSELEVLQAQINPHFLYNTLNSVVRMVGNGKNEDVITTITSLSKLFRISLSRGKNIITVREELEHVRHYLIIQKMRYKQKFEYEIVVENEDEVLNCLTLKLLLQPIVENAIYHGIEHLADPGWIRIFAALIDGKVLLQVSDNGLGMSPDVLAQVKAGFYRSEEGSGVGIQNVQERIRLTFGEQYGLEIASEQEEGTVVRVWIPRQVAEERDRL